Proteins encoded within one genomic window of Gloeocapsa sp. DLM2.Bin57:
- a CDS encoding ABC transporter ATP-binding protein, producing MDSVGDKIKTNVVETWNLGKVYRTGFWLNQKVVSLQDCSLGIQQGETFGLLGPNGAGKTTLLKILLGIIKSTSGKAVLLGRPVGDRSIKQRVGYLPENAYYYDYLTGWEFLNFVAGLFQIPPKETKKRVVELLDLVGLAESTAKKKQLRQYSKGMVQRIGMAQALINDPDVVFLDEPMSGLDPMGRYQVRQIILSLKERGKTIFFNSHILSDVELICDRIAILAQGNLICSGSLNELLGSPDSYQVVVKGGTQEQLSPWINNLSQDEHYWHGQLNQEPERFIHYLATIDAQLLNLRLARVSLEEFFLKQLQERGIYKSS from the coding sequence ATGGATAGTGTCGGTGATAAAATTAAGACAAATGTCGTTGAAACCTGGAATCTTGGTAAAGTCTATCGCACTGGGTTTTGGTTGAATCAAAAAGTAGTATCCCTACAAGATTGTTCTTTAGGAATTCAGCAGGGAGAAACCTTTGGATTATTAGGACCAAATGGCGCGGGTAAAACAACTTTACTAAAAATTCTCCTCGGAATCATTAAATCTACCTCGGGAAAAGCAGTGTTATTAGGTCGTCCCGTTGGCGATCGCTCCATTAAACAACGGGTTGGCTATCTCCCAGAAAATGCCTATTATTACGACTATTTGACGGGTTGGGAATTTTTAAACTTTGTCGCCGGTTTATTCCAAATCCCCCCAAAAGAAACCAAAAAAAGGGTAGTAGAATTATTAGACTTAGTGGGATTAGCTGAATCAACAGCCAAAAAGAAACAACTGCGACAATATTCTAAAGGGATGGTACAACGTATTGGTATGGCTCAAGCCTTAATCAATGACCCTGATGTAGTCTTTCTCGATGAACCAATGTCAGGATTAGATCCCATGGGACGTTATCAAGTCAGACAAATTATACTATCTCTCAAAGAAAGAGGCAAAACCATCTTTTTTAATTCTCATATACTTTCTGATGTAGAGTTAATCTGCGATCGCATTGCTATTCTCGCCCAAGGTAATCTGATTTGTTCAGGTTCACTCAATGAATTGTTAGGATCTCCTGATAGTTATCAAGTAGTAGTCAAAGGAGGAACTCAAGAACAATTATCCCCCTGGATCAACAATTTAAGCCAAGATGAACATTATTGGCATGGTCAACTAAATCAAGAACCAGAAAGGTTTATTCATTATTTAGCCACAATTGATGCACAGTTATTAAATTTACGTTTAG